GCCATCCCTCGGTCATCGCACCTCCCCCTCGCCGCGCAGGTGCAGCAGCCTATCCCGCGTCGTCGGAGCCCACGACCAGGCGCTCGGCCCGGGACCGCCGACCCCGCCCGGCCCCGCCCCGTCGCGGGACGATCGCCGTGGCGGCGCCGAGCCCGAAGGGCGGCATGTCGACGTACCGGCTCTCGATGCCGTCGGCGGGCACGACGTACGTCTCGTGGAAGACGCCGACGTCCCCCGACGACGCGGTGGCGCGGTCGAAGGCCGCCCACGCCGCGGCGTGCCGACGGTCGCGGCGCCGGGCGTAGCGACCGAGGTCCTCGGCGCTGCGCCAGTGCTGCACCAGCATGACGACGCGGCCCGACCAGAAGCCGCGGGAGCTCAGCAGGCCGTCTTCGGGGTGCGCCTCCAGCTCGGCCAGGATCTGCGGCATCGCGCGGGTGATCGGCAGCCAGGAACGCACGCGGTGGAGCCGGTTGATGCGCATGCCGATGAGGAAGAGGACGGTCCCGTCGCCCGGGTCGGCGACGTGCCGACCGAGCTGGGGTCCCGTTGGTGCGTCGGTCATCTCGTCTCCGTTCCGGTGCGGGCGTGCCCCGAGCGTGACAGAGGTGGCGACGCTTTACATTTCGCCATCTCTTGTCAAACGCTTTACATCTCCCTATGGTTTGTCAAACGCCCGACGTGAGCGGGGCCACACGACAGCAAGGGAGCCGGCGGATGGCAGACGTGGAGAGGGTGGCGGGCACGGTGCCCGCCGGCTCGACGGAGCAGTGGAAGGACCGCAAGCGCTACCTGTGGCTGATCGGTCTGGTCGTGCCGTCCCTGGCGTTCGTCGCCATCGGCATGTGGGCGCTGACCGGCTGGGGCGTCTGGCTCTGGCTCGGCCCCGTCGTCATCCTCGGCATCGTCCCGGCGATCGACCTGATGACCGGGCTCGACCGCTCCAACCCGCCGGACGACGTCATCGAGCAGCTGGAGCAGGACCGCTACTACCGCTGGATCACCTACCTGTTCCTCCCCATCCAGTACGCCGGGTTCATCGCCGCGATGTGGATGGTCGCGGGCGGTGAGGTGTTCGGCCAGACCCTCGCGACGTGGGAGAAGGTCGGCATCGCGATCTCGATCGGCTGCATCGGCGGCATCGGCATCAACACGGCGCACGAGCTGGGCCACAAGAAGGAGGCCAACGAGCGCTGGCTCTCCAAGGTCGCGCTCGCGCAGAGCTTCTACGGCCACTTCTACATCGAGCACAACCGCGGCCACCACGTGCGCGTCGCGACCCCGGAGGACCCGGCGAGCTCGCGGATGGGGGAGACCTTCTACCGCTTCTGGCCGCGCACGGTCATCGGCTCGCTGCGCAGTGCCTGGGAGCTCGAGGCGAAGCGCTACCGCCGCAAGGGCACCCACCCGTTCCACCTCGGCAACGACGTGCTCAACGCGTGGGTCATGTCGGCCGTGCTCTGGGCCGCGCTCGTGGCGTGGCTGGGGATCGGGATCCTGCCGTACCTCGTCGTCCAGGCCGTCGTGGGCTTCTCGCTGCTGGAGGTCGTCAACTACCTCGAGCACTACGGGATGCTCCGCCAGAAGGTCGGCCGCGCCGGCAAGGAGCGCTACGAGCGGGTGCTGCCCCAGCACTCGTGGAACTCCAACAACATCGCCACCAACGTGCTGCTCTACCACCTGCAGCGCCACAGCGACCACCACGCCAACCCGACGCGGCGCTACCAGACGCTGCGGGACTTCGAGGAGTCCCCGGTGCTCCCGACCGGGTACGCCGGCATGATCGTGCTCGCCGCCGTGCCGCCCCTGTGGCGTCGGGTGATGGACGAGCGGGTGCTGCGCCACGTCGACGGCGACCTCGACCGCATCAACGTCCAGCCCGGCAAGCGCGACTGGGTCGAGAGGAAGTACGGCGCGCGGGCCGCCGCCATCCGCGCCGAGGTGCAGGACCGGATCGCCGCCGAGGCCGCGCTCGAGGACGCGACGCGCGTGGAGATCGAGGGCCTCGACGAGGTGCTGGCCGCGCAGTGCCCCGGGTGCGCGTACGTCTACACGGTCGCGGCGGGCGAGGAGCGCGAGGGCTTCGCGGCCGGCACGGCCTGGGCGGACGTGCCCGACGACTGGACCTGTCCCGACTGCGGGGTGCGCGACAAGGTCGACTTCGTGCCGGTCGACCCGGACGCGCTCGACGCGGGGAGCACGACGACGAGGAGCGTGGCATGAGGATCGTGGCGGACCTGGGCACGTGCGAGGGCCTCGGCATGTGCGAGGCCATGGCGCCCGACTTCTTCGAGGTCGGGGAGGACGGGGTGGTCGAGGTGCTCGACGCCGAGCCCGGCGAGGAGCACCGCACCGACCTGACCGCCGCCGTCGACGCGTGCCCCGTGCTGGCGCTCGCGCTGCAGGGGTGAGGATGGCCGCATGAGCGTGGAGCGGCTGGTCGTGGTCGGGGCGTCGCTGGCGGGCCTGCGGGCCGTGGAGGCGGCCCGCCGCGCCGGGTACGACGGGGAGCTCGTGCTCGTCGGCGACGAGGTCCACGCGCCGTACGACCGCCCGCCCTTGTCGAAGGCGTTCCTCGACCCCGACGGCGAGCGCGGGGCGGGCCGGGTGATGGAGCTGCGCACCGCGGAGGCGCTGCGCGACGAGCTGCGGGTCGACCTCCGGCTGGGGACGCGGGCCACCGGTCTCGACACGGCGGCCCGGGAGGTGCTGCTCGGCGACGAGCGGGTGCCCTACGACGCGCTCGTGATCGCAACCGGGTCGGTGCCGCGGTGGTTGCCGGGCACCGACCCGGGCGGTCCCGACGGTCCGCTCGAGGGCGTCACGCAGCTCCGTACCGTCGACGACGCCCGGCGGGTGCGGGACGCGCTCGAGGCGGGGCAGCGGATCGTCGTCGTCGGGGCCGGGTTCATCGGCTCGGAGGTGGCGTCGGCCGCCCGCAAGCGGGGCCTCCCGGTGACCGTCGTCGAGGCGCTCGACGTGCCACTGACGCGGTCCGTCGGAGCCGAGGTGGGCGTCGCCTGCGTCGGGCTCCACCGCGCTGCGGGCACCGATCTCCGCCTCGGCGTGGGCGTGGCCGGGCTCGACGAGGAGACGCCGGACGGGCGGCGGCGGGTGCGCGCCGTACGGCTCACCGACGGCACCACGCTGCCCGCCGACCTCGTCGTGCTGGGCATCGGCGTGCGCCCCGCGACGGACTGGCTCGAGGGCAGCGGCGTCGCGCTCCACGACGGCGACCGCGGCGTGCTCGTCGACGCGACGATGGCGACGAACGTGCCGGGGGTGTGGGCCGCGGGCGACGTCGCGCACGTCGAGAACCCGCTCTTCGACGGCGAGCAGCACCGCCTCGAGCACTGGACGAACGCCGCCGACCACGGCGCCGCGGCGGCGCGCCACGCGCTCGACCCGGCGGCGGCGGAGCCGGTCGTGACGGTGCCGTACTTCTGGTCGGACTGGTACGGCCACCGGCTCCAGTTCGTCGGCACCCCGCGGGCCGAGGAGGCGCGCGTCGTCGTCGACGACCTCGCGACGGGCGGGGGACTCGTGGTGCTCTACCGGCGCGAGGACCGCGTCGTCGGGGCCTTCGTCGTGGACCTGCCGCGCGTCGTCATGAAGCTCCGGCGGCGTGTGCTCGACCGCGGTCCGTGGGAGGAGGCGGTGGCGTTCGCGACGGATGCGGGGACGCCCGCGTCCCGCTAGTGGCGTAGACCTCCAGCTCGGCCAGGCGCTCGGCCACGGCGGGCTCGATCACGCGCTGGTAGGCCTGCGTCATGTGCACGAGGTCGTTCTTCACCGGCGTCGTGCCGACGAACGCGGGGCAGCGCTCCTCGGCGCAGAACCAGTCGCGGCTGTCGACGTAGGTCGCGTCGAGGTCGGCGGCGAGCGCCACCTCCGCCGCGGCCATCGCCTCCCACGACGCAGTCACCCGGCCCTCGCAGTCGGCGGGGGAGGAGACGCGGCTCCAGCAGTCGGCGACGTTCACGTCGGACGGCGGCGGCGCGAGGAGCACCACGTGGCCGACCGCGTCGAGCAGCGGCTCCACCTCGGTCGCCGTGCTCGTGCGCCACTCCTCGGGCGTCATCGGCACGCGCTTGCCGATGACGGGCCGGGGGACGTACATGTTCGCGACGACCAGCACGTCGGGGCGGAGCTCCCGGATCGCGTCGGCCGCCAGCTCCTTGCGGTGCTCGCAGCCCGCCACGACGTCGGCGTCGGGGTGGGCGCGCACCTTGTCGGTGAACGCGCAGCCGAAGGCGCCGAGCGCCGTGAGTCTCCAGCCGTCCGGCAGGGTGTCGCGCAGGGTCACGACGTAGGACAGGGAGATGGAGTCGCCGACGACGACCACCCGCCGGTCTGCGTCGTCCGCGCCCCAGGTGCAGCCGGGGACGTCGACGTACTCGATCTGCCCGCAGCGGTCGACGTCCGCGGGCACGTCCTCCTGCGCGATCGCCTCGTCCACGCCGGGGGACAGGTCGTCGGGCCAGTCCCCGGTCGCCAGCGCGACGCGGATGGAGGTCTGGAGGTCGGCGACGGCGGGGGAGTACGTCGCGGCCGTCAGCGCCCGGATCTCCGCGACCTCGGCGGCGTCCGGCGTCGAGCCGCTGCTGCCCGGCTGCAGCGCCACCACGGTGGTCGTGGCGGCGACGAGCACCGTCGTGACGGCACCGGCGAGGCCGTAGCGGCTCCGCAACCGCGGGCGCGTCCAGCGCGCATGGCGCAGGGGGTCCTCGACGAGGTGGTACGACGCGGCGGCGAGCACGAAGCACAGCAGCGCCAGGCCGGCGAGCGCTGCCGGGGCGTCCCCGACGAGCGGCACGCCGAGCACGATCACCGGGAGGTGCCAGAGGTACAGCGCGTAGGACAGGTCGCCGACGCACCGGCTCAGCGGGTTCGTCAGCGGCCACAGCCACTGCTGCTGGCGGTCCGGGTCGGTGTGGGTGCCGGCCGCCAGCACCAGCAGGGCGCCGACGACGGGCAGGAGCGCGCCGGGCGCGGGGAACGCGGTGCTCGGCGCGACCCCCGCCGATCGACACGACGATGCAGACGAGACCGACCCAGGACAGCAGCGGCCGCAGCCGGTCGGGCAGGCGGGTGCAGGCACCGGCGGCGACGGCCAGCAGCGCGCCCGCGGCGAGCTCCCAGGCCCGGGCGGCGGTGGAGAAGTACGCCGCGGCCGGCGCCGTCGTCGTCACGTGGAGGGCCCAGGCGAGGGAGCCGGCGGCCAGGACCACCACGGTGGCGCCCAGGGCCCGACGGGCGCGGTCCGGCGTCGTACGGCGCGCCGCGAGCCCCAGCACCACGGCGAGGAGCGCCGGCCAGGCGACGTAGAACTGCTCCTCGACCGCGAGCGACCAGAAGTGCTGGAGCGGGGAGGGCGGGCCGTCGGCGCTGAAGTAGTCGACCGCCTCGGCGGCGACGTGCCAGTTGCCGGCGAACACCAGCGCCCAGGCGGCGTCGACGGACGTGTCGCGGGCCCGCGCGGCGCCGAGGACGAGGCCGCTGGCCCCGACGGTCACCGCGAGCACGAGCACCGCGGCCGGGAGGAGGCGGCGGGCTCGGCGGGCGTAGAAGGACCGGAACGAGATCGCGCCGGTGCGCTCGTGCTCGCGGAGCAGCAGGCCGGTGATGAGGAAGCCGGAGACGACGAAGAAGACGTCGACGCCGACGAACCCGCCCGCGGGCCGACCCGCCAGGTGGTGGGCGACGACGGCGAGCACCGCGAGGGCCCGGAGGCCCTGGATGTCGTGCCGCGCTGCCGTCACGGGGTAGTGCTACCAGGCCGGGCGCTCCGGCGTCCGGACTATCACTAGGATCGACCCATGGCCGCGGAGCAGATCGGGGAGCCCGCCGCGCCGGGGGAGCCGCTCACCCTGCGCGACCGGATCCTCGACGCCGCGACCCTGCTGACCGGCCGCGACGGCTGGGGCAAGGTCACGATGGCGCGCCTCGCGGCCGAGGTGGGCGTCAGTCGCCAGACCGTCTACAACGAGGTGGGCGGCAAGCCGGACCTGGCCGAGGCGATGGTGCTCAACGAGCTCGCGCGCTTCCTCGCGGAGGTCGACCGGGCCTTCGACGCGCACCCCGCCGACATCCTCGACGCGCTGCGCACGGCGTGCCGCGGCATCCTCGAGCTGGCGCAGGACAACGAGCTGCTCCACGCGGTCGTGTCCGCCACCCACGGTGCCGAGACGGAGCTCCTGCCGCTGCTCACCACCCACGCGCAGTCACTGCTGGCGACGGCGAGCGCCGTCCTCCTCGACCGGGTGACGGCCTACGAGATCGACCTGCCGCCGGCCCAGCTCGCGGCGAGCGTCGACGTCATCGTGCGCACGGTGCTCAGCCACGTCATGCAGCCCGGCGGTCCGCCGGAGGAGACCGCCGAGACGCTCGTCTGGATCGCCGGCCGCGTGCTGGGGCGGGCATGACCGTGCTCGTCACCGGGTTCGAGCCCTTCGCCGGTGACCCCGACAACCCGTCGGGCGACGTGCTGCCGCTCCTGGTCGAGGCCTGGCCCGGCCCGGAGCCCCTGGTGACCGCCGTGCTGCCCGTGGAGTTCGGCACGGCCGGCGACCGGGTCGCTGCGCTCGTCGCCGAGCACGAGCCGTCGCTCGTCGTCGCCCTCGGCCTCGCCGGAGGTCGCCGCGGCGTGACGCCCGAGCGGGTCGCGGTGAACCTCGACGACGCGCGCATCCCCGACAACGCCGGCGCCCGACCGCGCGACCTCCCGGTCGTGGCGGGTGCGCCCGCGGCGTACTTCTCCACCCTGCCGGTGAAGGCCGCCACCGCGGCGCTGCGCGGGGCGGGCGTGCCCGCCAACCTGTCGCACACGGCCGGGAGCTTCGTCTGCAACCACGTCTTCTTCCGGCTGCAGCACCTGCTCGCGGGCAGCGGGGTGCCCTCGGGGTTCGTGCACGTGGCGACGACCGACGTGGTGACGCTGCCGGACCTGGCCCGCGGGCTGGCCGCGATGCTCCGCGCCGTCCTCGACCACGACGGCCCCGACCTCCCCACCGTGGGCGGGATCGTCGACTGAGCCTGCGTCGAGTTGGGGTGTTCGGCTTGGCAGCTGCGTCGAGTTGGGATCTTCGGCTCGTACGTACGCCGCCGCCGAACAACCCGACTCGACGCGTACGCCGCGCCGAACACCCCAGCTCGACGCGAGAGCCCACCGAGACCACGTGTGACGTGCGCTACCGGGCGGTACGCTTCGCGGTCGGAGGGGAGGGCCGATGCAGAGGACGCGACGCGCCGCGGCGGCAGCCGCGATGGCGGTCGCCGTCGTGCTCGCCGGATGCACGGCCGAGCCCGTCGAGGACGAGGTCGAGGGTGCCGCGGCGGACACCACGACGGAGCCCGCCGCCCCCGCGCAGGGAGGCGTCGCGGCCGACGACCCGCGGATCGAGCAGATGGCCGAGCACGCGATGGACGCGCCCGGCGAGCTGACCGAGCCGCTCCTGGGTGCCGACATGCTGGTGTCCTCCACCGACGAGCTCGACGACGAGACGATCGCGGCCATCCGGGACCTCCCGGGCGTCGAGGCCGCGGAGCCCATCGGGCTCGCCCAGATCCCCGTCCAGGACCAGGTGCTGACGGTCGCGGCGGTCGACCCCGCGACGTACCGGCGCTTCACCCCCGCCGAGAGCGCCCAGCTGCTCGACGTCTGGACCCGCGTCGCGGCCGGCGAGATCGCCGTGCCCAGCGACGTCGGGGAGACGCTGCGCGACGACGAGGGCTACCTCCGCCTCGGCAACGAGGACGGGGCGCCCGACCTGCACGTCGGTGCGCTGGCCCCGCAGGTCACCCGGGTGCAGGGCGTCGTCAACAAGAGCTGGGGCGAGTCGCTCGGCATCCCAGGCGACAACGCGCTCCTCATCGCGACGGGCTCAGCGTCCCCGCAGGAGGTGCGCCCGGCGCTCCAGGAGCTCGCCGGCGACGGCGCTTCGGTGCAGGTGCTCGGCCCCGACCTTGACATCTCGGTGCAGCAGACGGCCGTGCTCACCGGCGGCTCGGTGGCCGCGGCGGTCGGCACGTTCAACTACCAGGTGCTCTCGGGCGGCCGCATCGCGCCCGACCCGGCGTGGGTCTCCGAGAACATCCGCACCCAGCAGGTGCCGATCCTCGGCACCGTCACCTGCCACAAGGTGATGCTCCCGCAGCTGGAGGCAGCGCTGCGCGAGATCGTGGAGCGGGGGCTCGCGGACAAGATCAACCCGGGCGAGTACGGCGGGTGCTACTACCCCCGCTTCATCGCCAACACGACGCAGCCCTCGCTGCACTCGTTCGGCATCGCGCTCGACCTCAACGTGCCCGGCAACGGCCGCGGCACGGTCGGCGAGATCGACCGGTCGGTGGTGCAGATCTTCAAGAAGTGGGGCTTCGCGTGGGGCGGTGACTGGGGCTGGACCGACCCCATGCACTTCGAGATGTCCCAGCTCGTCGAGGCGCGCTGACCGCCCCTCTCCCCACCCCGAGCGTTCGCTCGGTAGCGTGCCCCCATGCGCGCTGCCACCGTGACCTCGCTGACCGGACCCGACGACGTACGGGTGGGTGAGCTCCCCGACCCGCAGCCCGGCCCGGGCGACGTGCTCATCGAGGTGCACGCCGCGGGCATCTCGTTCCCCGACCTGCTCCTGAGCCGGGGGCAGTACCAGCTGCGGCCCGAGCTGCCCTTCGCCCTCGGCACCGACGTCGCCGGCACCGTGGTGAGCGCCCCCGAGGGCTCCGGCCTCAAGCCGGGCCAGCGCGTCGTCGCGGCCGCCGGCTCGGGCTCCGCGGCCGAGCTGTTCGTCGCCCCCGCGGCGATGGTGCTGCCCCTGCCCGACGAGGTGGGGTACGACGCGGGCGCCGCCCTCGTCATGAACTACCTGACCGCGCACTTCGCCCTCCTGCGTCGCGGCGGCATGCAGGCCGGCGACACGGTGCTGGTGCACGGTGCGTCGGGCGGCGTCGGCACGGCGAGCATCCAGGTCGCGAAGGCCTGGGGCGCGCGGCCGATCGCCGTCGTCTCGACCGAGGCGAAGGCGGAGGTCGCGCGCGCGGCCGGCGCCGAGGACGTCGTCCTGCTCGACGGCTTCAAGGACGCGGTGAAGGAGCTGACGGACGGCCGCGGGGTCGACCTGGTCGTCGACGTGGTGGGCGGCGACGTCTTCCTCGACTCCGTGCGCTCGCTGGCCCCCGAGGGGCGCCTGCTCGTCATCGGCTTCGCGGCCGGTCAGGGCATCCCGGAGGTCAAGGTCAACCGTCTGCTGCTCACCAACACCGACGTGCGCGGCGTCGGCTGGGGCGAGCACATCCGCCGCAACCCCGGCTACCTCGCCGAGCAGTGGGCCGAGCTGCTGCCCCACCTGCGCAGCGGCGTCATCGACCCGCCGATCGGCGCGACGTACCCGCTCGAGGAGACCGCCCAGGCCCTCCGCGACCTCGACGAGCGCCGCGCGACGGGCAAGCTCGTGGTGC
This Nocardioides alkalitolerans DNA region includes the following protein-coding sequences:
- a CDS encoding fatty acid desaturase, translating into MADVERVAGTVPAGSTEQWKDRKRYLWLIGLVVPSLAFVAIGMWALTGWGVWLWLGPVVILGIVPAIDLMTGLDRSNPPDDVIEQLEQDRYYRWITYLFLPIQYAGFIAAMWMVAGGEVFGQTLATWEKVGIAISIGCIGGIGINTAHELGHKKEANERWLSKVALAQSFYGHFYIEHNRGHHVRVATPEDPASSRMGETFYRFWPRTVIGSLRSAWELEAKRYRRKGTHPFHLGNDVLNAWVMSAVLWAALVAWLGIGILPYLVVQAVVGFSLLEVVNYLEHYGMLRQKVGRAGKERYERVLPQHSWNSNNIATNVLLYHLQRHSDHHANPTRRYQTLRDFEESPVLPTGYAGMIVLAAVPPLWRRVMDERVLRHVDGDLDRINVQPGKRDWVERKYGARAAAIRAEVQDRIAAEAALEDATRVEIEGLDEVLAAQCPGCAYVYTVAAGEEREGFAAGTAWADVPDDWTCPDCGVRDKVDFVPVDPDALDAGSTTTRSVA
- a CDS encoding SGNH hydrolase domain-containing protein, encoding MLAAGTHTDPDRQQQWLWPLTNPLSRCVGDLSYALYLWHLPVIVLGVPLVGDAPAALAGLALLCFVLAAASYHLVEDPLRHARWTRPRLRSRYGLAGAVTTVLVAATTTVVALQPGSSGSTPDAAEVAEIRALTAATYSPAVADLQTSIRVALATGDWPDDLSPGVDEAIAQEDVPADVDRCGQIEYVDVPGCTWGADDADRRVVVVGDSISLSYVVTLRDTLPDGWRLTALGAFGCAFTDKVRAHPDADVVAGCEHRKELAADAIRELRPDVLVVANMYVPRPVIGKRVPMTPEEWRTSTATEVEPLLDAVGHVVLLAPPPSDVNVADCWSRVSSPADCEGRVTASWEAMAAAEVALAADLDATYVDSRDWFCAEERCPAFVGTTPVKNDLVHMTQAYQRVIEPAVAERLAELEVYATSGTRASPHPSRTPPPPPTDRGRAHAAGAS
- a CDS encoding ferredoxin, which encodes MRIVADLGTCEGLGMCEAMAPDFFEVGEDGVVEVLDAEPGEEHRTDLTAAVDACPVLALALQG
- a CDS encoding FAD-dependent oxidoreductase, with the translated sequence MSVERLVVVGASLAGLRAVEAARRAGYDGELVLVGDEVHAPYDRPPLSKAFLDPDGERGAGRVMELRTAEALRDELRVDLRLGTRATGLDTAAREVLLGDERVPYDALVIATGSVPRWLPGTDPGGPDGPLEGVTQLRTVDDARRVRDALEAGQRIVVVGAGFIGSEVASAARKRGLPVTVVEALDVPLTRSVGAEVGVACVGLHRAAGTDLRLGVGVAGLDEETPDGRRRVRAVRLTDGTTLPADLVVLGIGVRPATDWLEGSGVALHDGDRGVLVDATMATNVPGVWAAGDVAHVENPLFDGEQHRLEHWTNAADHGAAAARHALDPAAAEPVVTVPYFWSDWYGHRLQFVGTPRAEEARVVVDDLATGGGLVVLYRREDRVVGAFVVDLPRVVMKLRRRVLDRGPWEEAVAFATDAGTPASR
- a CDS encoding NADPH:quinone oxidoreductase family protein; protein product: MRAATVTSLTGPDDVRVGELPDPQPGPGDVLIEVHAAGISFPDLLLSRGQYQLRPELPFALGTDVAGTVVSAPEGSGLKPGQRVVAAAGSGSAAELFVAPAAMVLPLPDEVGYDAGAALVMNYLTAHFALLRRGGMQAGDTVLVHGASGGVGTASIQVAKAWGARPIAVVSTEAKAEVARAAGAEDVVLLDGFKDAVKELTDGRGVDLVVDVVGGDVFLDSVRSLAPEGRLLVIGFAAGQGIPEVKVNRLLLTNTDVRGVGWGEHIRRNPGYLAEQWAELLPHLRSGVIDPPIGATYPLEETAQALRDLDERRATGKLVVHVR
- a CDS encoding TetR family transcriptional regulator, whose amino-acid sequence is MAAEQIGEPAAPGEPLTLRDRILDAATLLTGRDGWGKVTMARLAAEVGVSRQTVYNEVGGKPDLAEAMVLNELARFLAEVDRAFDAHPADILDALRTACRGILELAQDNELLHAVVSATHGAETELLPLLTTHAQSLLATASAVLLDRVTAYEIDLPPAQLAASVDVIVRTVLSHVMQPGGPPEETAETLVWIAGRVLGRA
- a CDS encoding M15 family metallopeptidase translates to MQRTRRAAAAAAMAVAVVLAGCTAEPVEDEVEGAAADTTTEPAAPAQGGVAADDPRIEQMAEHAMDAPGELTEPLLGADMLVSSTDELDDETIAAIRDLPGVEAAEPIGLAQIPVQDQVLTVAAVDPATYRRFTPAESAQLLDVWTRVAAGEIAVPSDVGETLRDDEGYLRLGNEDGAPDLHVGALAPQVTRVQGVVNKSWGESLGIPGDNALLIATGSASPQEVRPALQELAGDGASVQVLGPDLDISVQQTAVLTGGSVAAAVGTFNYQVLSGGRIAPDPAWVSENIRTQQVPILGTVTCHKVMLPQLEAALREIVERGLADKINPGEYGGCYYPRFIANTTQPSLHSFGIALDLNVPGNGRGTVGEIDRSVVQIFKKWGFAWGGDWGWTDPMHFEMSQLVEAR
- a CDS encoding DUF4188 domain-containing protein produces the protein MTDAPTGPQLGRHVADPGDGTVLFLIGMRINRLHRVRSWLPITRAMPQILAELEAHPEDGLLSSRGFWSGRVVMLVQHWRSAEDLGRYARRRDRRHAAAWAAFDRATASSGDVGVFHETYVVPADGIESRYVDMPPFGLGAATAIVPRRGGAGRGRRSRAERLVVGSDDAG